The genomic interval CGAGGAGGGTAAGGAGCCGGAGTGCCCGATCAGGAAGCTCGTCGTTCCCATTGAGGGAGCAAAGGCCGGTGACCGTATCAGGTACATCCAGTTCACAGATTCAGTCTACTTCGCACCCATCTCCCCCTACCAGAGGGCATGGATGTACCTCTCCAGGTACAGAGGAGTCGACACCGGAACACTTTCCGGAAGGCAGATCATCGAGGTCCGTGAGAGGAACCTCGAGGTAATGGCAAAAGAGATGATCGACAACGAGACCTTTGACCCCGCCCTTACAGGAATCAGGGGAGCAACCGTTCACGGACACGCATGCCGTCTCGATGAGAACGGACTGATGTTCGACGGTTGGCAGAGGTACCAGTGGGACCCCAAGAAGAAGGAAGTCGTCTACGTCAAGGACCAGGTCGCAATCCCCCTCGACAGGAAGATCTCCGTCGGTAAGCCCGCAGCAGCCGCTGACCTCAAGAAGAGGACAACAATCTTCAGAGCAGACGGCGTCGACATGAGAGACGACAAGGAAGTAACCATGTACGGACTCAGGATCCACAAGCTGAGGACACTCGGTGGTTACCAGCCTTGGGCATTTAAGGAGTGATTTACATGGCAACAAAACAGAAGTTATTCATGGAAGCATGTAAGAAGAAGTTCAAAGAGGAACCCACTGACATCTCCACCAAATACTACTGCTTTGGTGGATGGAAACAGTCCAAGTCCAAAGTCGAGTTCCAGAAGACAGCTCAGGCAATCGCCAAGAAGCGTGGAATCCCCATGCTCAACGAGGACATCGGAGTTCCCCTCGGACAGAGGTCCTGGATGCCCTACCAGCTCTCCCACACTGACATCTACGCAGAGGCAGATGACCTGCACTGTGTGAACAACACAGCAATCCAGCAGGCATGGGACGACATCAGGAGGACAGTCCTCGTCGGACTCGACTCTCCCCACCAGACAATTGAGAGAAGGCTCGGAAAAGAGGTAACACCTGAGACAATCAACACTTACCTCGAGACCGTCAACCACACAATGCCTGGAGGAGCAGTCGTTCAGGAGCACATGGCTGAGATCAACCCCGCTCTCGCATACGACTCGTACGTCAAGGTCTTCTCCGGAGACGATGAGCTCATCGATGAGATCGACAAGAGATTCGTCATCGACATCAACAAGCTCTTCCCCAAGGACCAGGCCAAGCAGCTGAAGGCAGCAATCGGAAAGACCCTGATGCAGGCAGTCCGTGTCCCCACAATCGTTGGAAGGATCATGGATGGAGCAACCACATCCAGGCACGCAGCAATGCAGATTTCCATGGCTTTCATCTCCTCCTACAAACTCGCAGCAGGAGAGGCAGCTATCGCTGACTTCGCATACTCTGCAAAGCACCTGTCGATCAACATGGGAACCATGATGCCTGCAAGGCGTGCAAGGGGACCCAACGAGCCCGGAGGAATCCCCTTCGGATTCATGGCAGATATGGCACAGTCAGACCGTGTCCACCCTGACGACCCCGGACGCGCAGCACTCGAGGCTGTCGCACTGGGAGCAGGAATCTTCGACCAGGTCT from Thermoplasmata archaeon carries:
- the mcrA gene encoding coenzyme-B sulfoethylthiotransferase subunit alpha translates to MATKQKLFMEACKKKFKEEPTDISTKYYCFGGWKQSKSKVEFQKTAQAIAKKRGIPMLNEDIGVPLGQRSWMPYQLSHTDIYAEADDLHCVNNTAIQQAWDDIRRTVLVGLDSPHQTIERRLGKEVTPETINTYLETVNHTMPGGAVVQEHMAEINPALAYDSYVKVFSGDDELIDEIDKRFVIDINKLFPKDQAKQLKAAIGKTLMQAVRVPTIVGRIMDGATTSRHAAMQISMAFISSYKLAAGEAAIADFAYSAKHLSINMGTMMPARRARGPNEPGGIPFGFMADMAQSDRVHPDDPGRAALEAVALGAGIFDQVYLGGYMSGGVGFTQYATAAYTDNILEDYVYYAIDHIKSKYGGLCKLDPKDMDKLMKLGDEINSYALEMYERYPAIMEAHFGGSQRATVAAASTGIAGAMATGVADCGLNCWYLSMLQHKERTGRLGFYGYDLQDQCGSANSFAYRSDEGLPMEIRGPNYPNYAMNVGHLSGYTGIPKAAHAARGDAWTANPLIRVAFADPALVFDFANITKEFGRGALREFQPAGERSAVIKG
- the mcrG gene encoding coenzyme-B sulfoethylthiotransferase subunit gamma, which encodes MAYKRQFYPGTTVPAKNRRRYMDPKVKLKKLRDVPMDDVIRIMGHRNPGEDYKSIHPPIEEGKEPECPIRKLVVPIEGAKAGDRIRYIQFTDSVYFAPISPYQRAWMYLSRYRGVDTGTLSGRQIIEVRERNLEVMAKEMIDNETFDPALTGIRGATVHGHACRLDENGLMFDGWQRYQWDPKKKEVVYVKDQVAIPLDRKISVGKPAAAADLKKRTTIFRADGVDMRDDKEVTMYGLRIHKLRTLGGYQPWAFKE